The window GTCGTCGTCGTCCAGAACCAGGGCGGCCGCATCTTCGAGCGCCTCCCCATCGCCCGCACCGTCGACGCCGACCGCTTCGATAAGTTCTTCACGATGCACGAGCCCGTCGATCTCGCCCACGCGGCGGCGGCTTTCGGCGTTCGGTTCGCCCGCATCGACGACGAGCGCGCCTTCGTCCGCGCCTTCGCCGAGGCCGCCCAGACCCCCGGCGCGACGCTGATCGAGGCCGTGGTCCCGCCCGACGACGGCCGCGCGCGGGCCACCCGCTTCCGGACCGAGCTCGCCGCCGCGCTCGCCCGCGAGGACCTCTCATGAGCCCCGACAAGACCCTCCCCCTCGGCTCCTTGCCTTCCGCCGCGTCCGCGCCCTCGATCCACCCCGGCTCCTTCCGCGCCTGGGTGCTCGCTTGCCGCCCCGCCACGCTGACGGCCGCCGTCGTCCCCGTCGCCGTCGGCAGCGCGGTCGCCCACGCGGTTGGCTCCTTCCGCGTGCTGCCTGCCCTCGCGGCCCTGCTCGGCTCGATCCTCATCCAGATCGCCACGAACTTCGCGAACGACGTCTTCGACCACGAAAAAGGCGCCGACACCGAGGAGCGCCTCGGCCCGACACGCGCCACCGCCACCGGCCTGCTCACGCCCCGCGAGGTCCGCACAGGGCTCGCCGTCACCATCGCCCTCGCCCTGCTCCCCGGCCTCTACCTCGCGTCCGTGGGCGGATGGCCGATCGTCGCCATCGGCATCACCTCCATCCTCGCCGGCGTCGCCTACACCGGCGGACCGTACCCGCTCGGCTACCATGGCCTCGGCGACGTCTTCGTCTTCCTGTTCTTTGGCCTCGTCGCCGTCTGCGGCACCGTCTTCGTCCAGGCTTTGGCCGTCCCGCCCCTCGCCGTCCTCGCCGCCGTGCCCGTGGGCGCCCTCGCCACCGCCATCCTCGTCGTCAACAACGTCCGCGACCGCGAGACCGACGTGAAGGCCGGCAAGCGCACCCTCGCCGTCCGCTTCGGCCGCCGCGCCGGCGTCCTCGAGTACGCCGCGCTCCTCGCCGCCTCCTACGCCGCGCCCGTCGTCTGCGTCGTCTCCCTCGGCCGTTCGCCCTGGGCCCTCTTGCCGCTCGTCTCCTTGCCGCTTGGCCTCGGCCTCCTCCGCGCCCTCGCCACCCGGGAAGGCCGCCCGCTCAACGCCGTCCTCGCGCGCACGGCGATGCTCCTCCTGCTGTTCGGGGTGCTCTTCAGCGTCGGGCTCTTGATCGGGGGAGGGTAGGGTGCGGATCCAGGGCGGCGCCGCGCTCCCGTCGTACGGGCCGAACCGCCAGTTCGTGCGCCTCGGCCTGCGCGACGAGCAGAAGCTCCTCGGCATCGGCGAAGCCTCTCCCTTGCCCCCGTTCGCGGCGGACGTCGCGTCGGTGCTCGCCGTCTTCCTCGGCGAGGCCTTCCCCAACCTCGACGCCCCGGCCGACGACCTCCCGCCCCGCGAGGCCGTCGCTTTTGCGCTCGCGCCCGTCGAGCGCGCCCTCGCCCCGCACCCGGCCGCGCGTTTCGCCCTGGAGACGGCCCTCTTCGACCTCGTCGGCCAGCGCCGCGGCCTCTCCGTGGCCGCTTGCCTCGCCGACGACGGCCGCCTCGCCTCCGTGCCCACGAACGGCCTGCTCGACGCCTCCGCGCCGGATCTGCCGGCCCGCGCGCGTGAGCTCGCCGACGCGGGCCTCCGGGCCGTGAAGGTCAAACTCCGCGCCCGGGACGAGGCTGGTTTTTCGCGCGAGCTCGCCGCGCTCCGGGCCCTCCGGGAGGCCTTGCCGCCGCCCTTCGAGCTCCGCCTCGACCCGAACGGCGCCTGGACCGTCCCCGAGGCCCAGGAGAAACTCGCCCGCCTCGCCGACGTCGCGCCCCGGTACGTCGAGCAACCCGTCCCCGCGGCGCTGCTGCCCGACCTCGGCCCTGCGGCCGTCCCCTGGGCCGCGGACGAGTCCTTGCTCCTGCCCGGCATGGCCGAGCGGCTCGCAGGTGCCCCCGGCTGCGCCGCCTTCATCCTGAAGCCCGCCGCCCTCGGTGGCCTCGATCGTGCCCTCGCCGTCGCCTCGATCGGCGCCGCGGCGAGCCTCGACCTCGTCGTCACGCATTTCGCCGACGGTCCCGTGGGCCTCGCTGCGGCCTCGGAGCTCGCGCGGGCCTTGCCCCGGCCGCCGCTCGATTGTGGGCTCGAACCCCATCCCGGGCTGTCCACGTATCCGGCGATGGCGATCCCCCAGCGTGGGCGACCTGGTGCGGTCCGGGAGGCGGCGCTCCCGGGGCTCGGCTTCTCGGAGGAGGCGCGAAGGCGATGGCTGGCGACGGACTGAGCATCCTGGATGCGGTCCGGGAGCCCGGCGTCGCGTCCCGGCCGGCGCTGATCGAAGACGGCCACGTGACCTCGTTCGGCGAGCTCGCGGCGCACGTCGAACGCGCCGCGTCATCCCTCGCCGCGCAGGGCCTCGGCCCTGGATGTCGCGCCGCGTTGCGCGCTACGTGCGACATCGGCACGGTCGTCACCTTCCTCGCCTTGATCGAGCTCGGCGTCGCGCTCGTCCCGATCCACCCGCGCCTGACCGATGCGGAAGTACGCACGATCACCGAGGATGCGCGTCCGGATCTCGAGATTTTACCTTTCACCTTCACAGGTATCACATCGAAAAAAGGACAATTTTTTCGTCCTGATCCTGCACCCTCCACGCCCCTCGCCATCCTCTACACCTCGGGCACCACAGGCCGTCCCAAGGGCGCCGTCCTCTCGCGCGGGGCCTTCGCGGCGAGCGCCACGGCCAGCGAGAAAAACCTCGGCTGGCTCCCCGACGATCGCTGGCTCGCCTGCATGCCCCTCGCGCACGTCGGCGGCCTCTCCATCGTGACGCGGTGCATTCACGCCCGCCGGCCCATCGTTCTCGAACCTCGCTTCGACCCCGACGCTGTCCTGCGCGCCATCCGCCGCGAGCGCGTCACCCTGCTCTCGGTCGTCCCCACCATGCTCCGCGCCCTCTTCGACGCCGACCGGGACGGCATCCTCGCCACCCTCCGCCTCGTCCTGGTCGGCGGCGCCGGCGCGCCCTGCGCCTTGCTCGAAGAGGCCGCCGCCCGTCGCGTCCTCGCCCTGACGACCTACGGCCTCACCGAAGCCTGCTCCCAGGTCACCTGTCAGCCCCCGAGGCCCGCAGGAACGACCGAGCCAGGATCTGGAAAAGCACTCACAGGTGTAGACGTGCGCACCATCCTCGACACCGGCGCCCTCGCCGAACCCGGGGAAGTTGGTCGCATCCAGGTACGCGGGCCCACGATCATGAGCGGCTACCTCGCCGGCCCCGGCGAGCCCCTTCGCACCTCGCTCACCGAGGACGGATTTTTCGACACCGGCGACCTCGGCGCGCTCGACGAGCAAGGCCGCCTCTTCGTCCATGCCCGCCGCACCGACCTTGTCGTCACGGGCGGCGAGAACGTCTACCCGGCCGAGGTCGAGCAGACCCTCGAAGCCCTCCCCAGCGTGATCCGCGCCGTGGTCTTTGGCGTCCCGGACGAACGCTGGGGCCAGATCGTCGCCGCCGGCCTGGTCCTCGACCCGCCCGACCCGACCCGCGCCGTCGCGCTCGTCGTCGAAGCCTCGGTGCGCCTTGCCCCCCACAAGCGGCCGCGCCTCGTCGCCTCCGTCGACGCCTTGCCCCTCACGGCCTCGGGCAAGCTCGATCGCGCCCGCGCCATCCGCGAGCTCAGCCCGCGCCTCGTACCTGTGCCCCGACGGCCTTGAGCGCCGCCGCCGTCTCGTCCGGCAGCGCCCTCGACCGGAACGTCTGCCGATCGATACACACGTGCACGGCCTGCCCGATCGCGAGCACGCGCCCCTCGGGCGAGCGCACCCGCGCGCCCACGGAGAGCGACCGCTCGCCGAGCTCGAGCCGCACGATCTCCACGACCACGTCGTCGCCGAACCGCATCGGCCCGAGATAATCCGCCTCCGCGTGCCCGAGCGGCATCCCCCACTTTCCCTCCTTCAGGACCGCCGCGAGGTCGACCCCCGCGCGGCGCAGGAGGCTCAAGAACGCATCGTGAAAATACTCGAGCACGCGGGCGAAGTAGATGATCCCCGCGGCGTCGACGTCCTGGAAGCGGACGGGGCGGTCCTCGGCGTGGAGGACGCTCTGGGCGTGGACGAGGTCTTCGGAGGAGAGGCGAGGCCGTTCGGACATGGCCGCGAGCCTACCGCACGCAAGCGCGGGGAGCGAACGGCCGGCCCGTGGTGGTATGGTCGAGGCGCCCACGGAGCAGGGGACTTCGGAGGAGGGGCCACGATGCACGTAGGAATCTGCGGTTACCCGGGTTCAGGCAAGACGACGGTCTTTCGGGCGCTCGCGCCCGGCGGCAAGGCGGATCGCGAGATCGCCTACGGCAACATCAAGGTGCCCGACGCGCGTGTCGACGCCCTCGCCTCGATCTTCAACCCGAAGAAGACGACCTACGCCGAGATCACGTTCGTCGACGTCGGCAGCGGCTCGCGCTCGGGCGGCGCCTTCCCGCCGGCCGTGCTGCAGGGCATGCGCAACGCCGACGTGATCGTGCACGTGGTGCGAGGCTTCGACAACCCCTCGCTCAGCGCGCCGCCCGACCCGCCGCGCGACGAGAAGGCTTTCGACGAGGAGCTGCTCCTGCTCGACCTCGGCACGCTGGAGAAGCGCAAGGAGCGCTTCAAAAAAGAGGCGAAGAAGGGCCTCGAGGTCGAGGTGAACACGAAGATGATCGAGCACCTTGAGAAGGCCGAGCCGCTGCGCACGCTGGAGCTGTCGGAGGAGGAGCTACGCGCGCTCGGCCCGGGGATCCAGCTCCTCTCGATGCAGCCGCTCATCACGCTCTACAACCTCTCCGAGGAGGCGTGGAACGACCCGGCCCGCGCGCACCTGCGCGAGACGTTGCACGGCAAGCAGTGGGTGAAGATGGCGCTCTGCGGCGCGATCGAGGCGGAGATCGCGGCCCTTCCGGCCGAGGAGCAGACGGATTTCCTCGAGGGACTCGGCCTCGGCGAGCCTGCGCGTAACGTCTTCGTGCGCGAGGCTTACCGGCTGCTCGACTACATCAGCTTCCTGACCGCGGGCTCCGACGAGT of the Polyangium spumosum genome contains:
- a CDS encoding class I adenylate-forming enzyme family protein: MAGDGLSILDAVREPGVASRPALIEDGHVTSFGELAAHVERAASSLAAQGLGPGCRAALRATCDIGTVVTFLALIELGVALVPIHPRLTDAEVRTITEDARPDLEILPFTFTGITSKKGQFFRPDPAPSTPLAILYTSGTTGRPKGAVLSRGAFAASATASEKNLGWLPDDRWLACMPLAHVGGLSIVTRCIHARRPIVLEPRFDPDAVLRAIRRERVTLLSVVPTMLRALFDADRDGILATLRLVLVGGAGAPCALLEEAAARRVLALTTYGLTEACSQVTCQPPRPAGTTEPGSGKALTGVDVRTILDTGALAEPGEVGRIQVRGPTIMSGYLAGPGEPLRTSLTEDGFFDTGDLGALDEQGRLFVHARRTDLVVTGGENVYPAEVEQTLEALPSVIRAVVFGVPDERWGQIVAAGLVLDPPDPTRAVALVVEASVRLAPHKRPRLVASVDALPLTASGKLDRARAIRELSPRLVPVPRRP
- a CDS encoding 1,4-dihydroxy-2-naphthoate polyprenyltransferase; this encodes MSPDKTLPLGSLPSAASAPSIHPGSFRAWVLACRPATLTAAVVPVAVGSAVAHAVGSFRVLPALAALLGSILIQIATNFANDVFDHEKGADTEERLGPTRATATGLLTPREVRTGLAVTIALALLPGLYLASVGGWPIVAIGITSILAGVAYTGGPYPLGYHGLGDVFVFLFFGLVAVCGTVFVQALAVPPLAVLAAVPVGALATAILVVNNVRDRETDVKAGKRTLAVRFGRRAGVLEYAALLAASYAAPVVCVVSLGRSPWALLPLVSLPLGLGLLRALATREGRPLNAVLARTAMLLLLFGVLFSVGLLIGGG
- a CDS encoding mandelate racemase/muconate lactonizing enzyme family protein, which encodes MRIQGGAALPSYGPNRQFVRLGLRDEQKLLGIGEASPLPPFAADVASVLAVFLGEAFPNLDAPADDLPPREAVAFALAPVERALAPHPAARFALETALFDLVGQRRGLSVAACLADDGRLASVPTNGLLDASAPDLPARARELADAGLRAVKVKLRARDEAGFSRELAALRALREALPPPFELRLDPNGAWTVPEAQEKLARLADVAPRYVEQPVPAALLPDLGPAAVPWAADESLLLPGMAERLAGAPGCAAFILKPAALGGLDRALAVASIGAAASLDLVVTHFADGPVGLAAASELARALPRPPLDCGLEPHPGLSTYPAMAIPQRGRPGAVREAALPGLGFSEEARRRWLATD
- a CDS encoding DUF933 domain-containing protein, which codes for MHVGICGYPGSGKTTVFRALAPGGKADREIAYGNIKVPDARVDALASIFNPKKTTYAEITFVDVGSGSRSGGAFPPAVLQGMRNADVIVHVVRGFDNPSLSAPPDPPRDEKAFDEELLLLDLGTLEKRKERFKKEAKKGLEVEVNTKMIEHLEKAEPLRTLELSEEELRALGPGIQLLSMQPLITLYNLSEEAWNDPARAHLRETLHGKQWVKMALCGAIEAEIAALPAEEQTDFLEGLGLGEPARNVFVREAYRLLDYISFLTAGSDECRAWPIRRGTNAKRAAGKVHSDLERGFIRAEIYRPEDLEIARTEAALKAQGKMRLEGKDYIVKDGDVVHFRAGT
- a CDS encoding acyl-CoA thioesterase, which produces MSERPRLSSEDLVHAQSVLHAEDRPVRFQDVDAAGIIYFARVLEYFHDAFLSLLRRAGVDLAAVLKEGKWGMPLGHAEADYLGPMRFGDDVVVEIVRLELGERSLSVGARVRSPEGRVLAIGQAVHVCIDRQTFRSRALPDETAAALKAVGAQVRGAG